AGGCGTTATAGGATGTAAAACACCTAAAATATTCACCAACAAAACTGCTAATAACTTCTGTTTTGTAAGCCGATCTTCCTCATTACCTTGTTTGCCATAGAGCGTAGGTTTGATAATTTCTATATATGTAGAACAGAAATCATTCCTAAAGAACTCATACGCCATGGTTGTTATCTTATCAAAAGCATAACTTTGATATGCAGATTCTAACTGCTTTAGCAACTGATTGAATCCATCAAGAATATAGAAATCTTCTAACCCTAGAAGATCCTTATCTATACCATAAACAAGATCTTTACTTGTTAAATTGGAAATATGACCAAAGATAAACCTCGCCCCATTCCAAATCTTATTCGCAAAATTTTTGTATTCCTCAAACAAACGGTAGTCGAGATCTATTTGCTCACCACGATTTGCACATGAACACAGTGTCATACGAACAGCATCAGCGCCATACTTACCAATCATCTCTAAGGGATCGATAACATTCCCCTTAGATTTGGAAAGCTTCTCCCATTTCGCCACAACATCTTTAGGAAGGGCTTTCCCCATGTCATAAGCATGTTTTTCCTCTCCAGAGATGTATGTCCATTCTCCAAGATCGTTATAGCGCTTATAAGATTTACCAAAAATTAATCCGTGTAAGAAGACATCGCTAAAAGGCTTCTCTTCAACCATAGCACTGCAAAGCAATACCATGCGTGTTACCCAGAAAAATAGAATGTCATGTCCTGTAATGAGAACTGCTGTGGGATAAAATTTCTCTAAATCTCCAGATTCTACATCAGGCCAACCTAAACATGTTAATGGCCATAACCCAGAAGAAAACCAAGTATCTAATACATCAGGATCTTGATACCAAGAATCAGGATCTTGAGCGACCTCTTCGGGAATCCCTTCACCATCATAACAGAGGATACGATCTTCATCACTCTTATGATACCATACAGGAATGCGATGTCCCCACCACAACTGCCGACTGATACACCAATCACGAAGGTTATTCACCCAAGAGAGGTAATTTCGAGTAAATTCTGGAGGGAAAATCTTTATAGAATCATTAGCAACAAACTCACGTAAAGAATCTCGGAAACTCTCTACAGAAACAAACCATTGTTTCGACAAATATGGTTCAATAACTGCTCCCGAGCGGTAAGACACGCCAACTCTCAGCTTATAAGGCTCTTTTTTAACAAACAGCCCCATAGCCTCCAACGCTGTGATAATATCTTCACGAGCTTTTTCTTTACTTAATCCTGCAAAGATTCCCCCGTTCTCATTAATCTCTCCGGTAGGAGCCAGAATATTTACCATAGGTAAATTATGATTGATTCCTGTGCGGTAATCATCTCGATCATGGGCGGGGGTAATTTTTACAGCTCCAGTACCAAATAAAGGATCTACAGACATATCCCCAATTATAGGGATCTCCCGATCTACAAAAGGTAAATGTACCTTAGCTCCTAATAAATGGCTGTAACGCTCATCATCAGGGGAAATAGCAATGGCAGTATCCCCAAGTAATGTTTCTGGACGTGTAGTCGCCACGATGATTTCTTCAGAGCTATCGACTACTTTATAACGAATGTAGTACAGCCAACCATCTTTTTCTTCATACTCGACTTCATCATCTGCAAGTGCTGTTTGTAAAACAGGATCCCAGTTAACAAGATAGTATCCCCTGTAAATATGTCCTTTATCAAAAAGAGCCTTGAAAGCTTTTTTTACAGCACGGTTCGCTAACGGTTCCATAGTGAAACGTAAGCGAGACCAATCGCAAGAGCATCCTAGCTGACGCAATTGAGAAAGAATGACTCCTTCACTCTTCTCTTTCCATTCCCAAACATGCTTGATGAATTCTTCTCGAGAAAAATCTATACGGCGTTTACCCAAGGAAGCATATAAATGTCTTTCTACTACGGTTTGTGTAGCAATACCTGCGTGATCTGTACCAGGGACCCAGCACACCTCAAATCCAGACATCCGCTTGTAGCGAATAAGAACATCCTGAAGAGTATTCACAAGCGCATGGCCCATATGCAAAATGCCCGTAACATTCGGCGGGGGCATGATAATAGCATAAGGGGGCTTATCACTTGCTGATTGAGCCGTGAACATACCTGACCCTTCCCAAAAAGCATAAAGCTTGTCCTCTAATCCTTTAGGATCATAAGCTTTGGAAAATTCATCCTCTTCCATAATTCTATATCCAAATCTTTATAACATTTTTAGATGCCGCAACGGCAAAAAACTAAGTCTAAAAAGCATCTACAGAAATGACTTCCATCCAAAGATGATGGCGTCGGCTGACTATTTCTCTGTCTCCACTAGATAAAGAAACCTTATAAGAAACAATGCCCTGGCGCTCTTCGTAATTATCGCCTTTCAGACAGTACACACGGTAACCAGAAAGCTGAAGCACTTCATACGTCAATTTTTCTATCTTCCCATCACCATAGTACACCCAAAGATGTAGAGTTGCGGGAAGCATTTTCTTCATCCGATAAGGCAGACTCCAAGTAACAACAACCTGCTGACCAAATACCTCATGAACACAAGCCTGCTCTATACCCAGATGTGCCGCAGCCGTATAATCATTATCTACAAATTCTGTAAATGAGGACAACGAAGGTTGCGAACACGCTGATAAACATAGTACTGAGACCAGAGGAAATAGGACTATGATCAATAAGATTTTAGAATAATAATAACGCAAAAACAAAAGCAAAGAGTGCAAACGATTCAACTATCCCAATAGATGCAAAAGATTTACCATAAATAGCCGAAGATCGAGCGTATGCTTGGATAGCACTTACACAACATTTCCCCTGCATTATAGCAGACAATAACAATGCTATACCAACGGAAAGCCCCATAGCAATAGCGCCTATAGCACCAACTTTCCCATCTTTAATCCCATCTCTGAGCAAAAGCATGAAAATCAATCCATAGATAGATTGTGACGATGGCATTGCTGATAAACCTATTATCTTTCCATGTCCTTCGTCAATTCGGGACATCACAGCATGTGAAGCCACCCCTGCCATACCACAACCAATGGCACTGCCTATCATTGCTAAGCCCATGGCAAAAACAGGACCAACAACCGATAAATCAATCATTATGTACCTCTATATCTCATAATAATATCTCAAGAAAACCTCAAAGAACCTGCTCTTTAGTTCTCTTGTTTATAATTTAATTTTTCCAAAGACAACGGATTCTATCAAACCGTAGAATTATTGCCTAAATCTATCCCTTGGTATCCACAACCTTATGGCACACTACTTTCTTTAAAGGGTGTAGGAGTTTCCCTCCGCCATCAAAGCTATAGTGATACCACTCAATAAAGTTTAATCTAAGTCCATGAATCACTCCTCCCATAATAGAGAGAAGGATATTCACTGAATGACCGAACAAAATAATAACGAAGGCTATAGCAGGAGAGAAACGGTTGCTAATTTGCACAATTGTTGTTCCTACCATAGCTCCTGCCAATCCTAATGCGTAAATACGCAAATAAGACAAAACATCTGAGAATACTTGTATAATTGCTGTAATCTCATCAATACCCCCAACACCACGTTGCAAAACTGCACCGGCAACAGCAAGGCCTATACCAACAAACACTCCGTAATAACCAATGATTCCCCCAAGATCGTAGGGAACGTGAAATAGGTAATGAATCAAAGATACGGATTGCAAATATAAGGGAAGATATAGATAGGCCCCACACATAAAAACAATCCATCCTAGGCCAGAATAACGCTGCCGCATATAACGCAACATTCCCAAAGCCATATGGACGACTCCAACAAATAGCGCCAATTCCATTAGGATATTATCTATAAACTTATCGTAAACAACAGCACGTGCTACCGTTTCTCCTGTAGATTTTTCCGTAGCAAGAAGGAACTCTTCGGCACCTTGTTTATCCTTCAATAAAGGATGCTCATTGACTAACTCTTTATATCCTTTAGGATGCTTATCCAAGTAATATTCTGCTTTCTTCAAAGCCAACATATGGGTAAGGGAATACTCTCGCAAAGGATTTGAAGGACTTATAGAAATCCCAAAAAATGACGTTGTAGCAAATCCCCAGAAAATACATCCCAACCCTAAAATTGAGAACATCTTCAAGAAACGTGCCAATGATTTAGATCGCTTCAGGACCCGTCGAGCTTTAAACGTTATAAAAAGCGAAGTTGCTAAAAAAACAAGCCCGTAACCACCGTCATTGACGATCATAGAAAAGAAGAAGAAAAACGAAATAAATACCCATAATGAGGGATCTTTATCTGAAGATGCCGGCGTATCATAAATATTCACCAGATCTTCTCCGATACGTCCTAGGCCACTATTTTCTAAATATGTAGGGACAATCTCATCAGGATCCGGAGCTACCTTATGCAAACAAATATCAAACTGATCACACAACTTCTCTAGTTCTTGGATACGATCAGAGATTACCCATCCTGTAATAGAAAATACCTTACCATCAAAGAGCTCTTCTACACTCTCTTCAGCATGGCGTAAGCGTTGTTCGTTATCATAATCGCATAAACCTTCAAGAACATCCTGACGGTAAGCATAAAGTTCACAAATCCTAGTCTTCTTAAACTGTATCTCTCTTAAAAGAACGGTTTCTTTAGCTTGCAATTCATTAACAGAGTGTGGAGCATCAATCTCTGTGAATTGATCTTTTGACAATTCAACGACACCGATAACAGCGTAGTAATCAAAATTATATGCTGTAGATAAGTAAAAGACATTAGATTGCTCTACTTCTAGATTGTCCTCGTCCACATGTTTACGATAGAAAAATCTGATCGTTAATCCAGTTTTCCTTGTAAATTCAATAATATCATCAGAGGAAAAGGGTCCTAAAGGTTTAACTCTAAGAATCTCCTTCCTTAAAGCTTTTATAGCTTCTGTTAAAGAATGGATTTCCTGATGAAGAGCAAACACCTCATCTACTATCTGCTCAACAGTTAAATCTTGAGATTTTGACAAAGATAAGTGAGCGGAAGGGTAATCTCTTTTCAGGGAATTTAAAATTTTCAAACACTCAGAAAAATGACGTAGTTTTTCTGAAGTAATCAATCTTTTATCAGAAATGAACTCAACAACTCCAAGTTCTCTACAAGCAGTAAAAAATTCTGATCGATTTCTTCCAATAAAGAGATACTTATCGACATTTACGCGCATTCGGATTCCTCCTTACGCTGCTGTATCTTTTTCTTAGCCATTTTAACCTGGCCAACATCTGTAATACTACGATCACTTAAGAAAATCGCGATTTTCTTAATCATTCGCGTAGTCTCTGGAATTAGCTTCTTCTCAAAGAGATTTACACGAATGGATACATTTCTTAATTCTTCCTCAAGAATTCTTTGCTTTTCCGCAGCTACTTCAGAACGCACTTTATTAATTACAAACTCTCGAGAGTAAGCTACAAGCGTATCGATCCAAATAGGAGTATCTAAAACAGAATAAGAAGATTCAGCTAGGATAATATTCCTTATCACAGGGACTTCTATCCCCGTAATATTTTCATAGTCTTTTTCAACTTTCTCTATCTTAAAACTATTTGCAATCGCATCAACATAAAGAGGAACACTATAAAGCTCTGCGAAAGCATAAATACTTTCCCTGGCTGCTTCATACGCTTGTATGCTCTCACTAGCCTCTCGAATAGCATTGGTAACTTCTACTTGCAGCAATGCTTTTTTTAATTTTAACGTCGGTAAATATGTTTCCAGACGTGAGAGTTTTACCTTTTCTAAACGATAGGCATTCTTTGTTAGCTTTATCTGTGAAGACATGACTTCGGCCAATACTTATTGATCAACTGTTCCTTTATACCCACTTCTTCGGAATGGAAACTTTGAGCAAGAATTTTCCAACCAATATCTAAAGCTTCTTCTAAAGGAATATTTACTTCTAAACTCATTAATCGGGTTTCGAAAAGCTCAGCAAATGCCAATAACTTTTTATCCCAATTTGACAACTTAAAGCCCATGGACATTCTTTCCGCAGCTTTTCTAGAATCGGCATATAGCCGTATTAAAGAGTTTGCAAGATCTCCATGATCTTCTCTAGTTACTTTACCAATAACCAATTGCTTCAAACGAGATAGAGAACCAAACGGATCAATACGGTTATTCTTCAGGTAAAACTGACCTTCCGTAATGAATCCCGTGTTATCGGGAACAGGATGGGTAATATCATCTCCAGGCATCGTAGTCACACTGATTAAAGTAATGGACCCGCCCTCTGCTATATCCACAGCTTTTTCATAACGCAATGCAAGATCCGAATACAAAGATCCCGGATATCCACGGTTCGCAGGGATCTGGTCCATAGTAATGGCGATTTCCTTTAAAGCATCTGCAAACGCTGTCATATCCGTAAGTAAGACCAACACATTCTTATTGTGATCTACAGCAAATTTCTCAGCACATGCTAAGGCCATATCAGGAATTAAAACACACTCTACAGGTGCATCTACAGCTTTATGAATAAACATCACACATTTATCGGCGAATCCTAATCTCTTAGACTCATCAACGAAAAAGCTATAGTCAACGAATGTCAATCCCATACCACCGATAATGACAATGTCGGCATCTGTTTGTGCAGCTATACGCATCAATAAGGCGTTATGACTCTCTCCAGAAGAAGAGAAGATAGGAATCTTTTGAGACTTCACTAAACAATTGAATACGTCAATCATAGGAATATTGGTTTTCACCATATCCCTAGGAACAACACGACAAACAGGATTAAACGTAGGTGTTGAGATTGCAATCGGATCACCGAAACACTCTCCCTCGCCATCAATAGGTTTACCCACACCATTTAAACGTCTACCTATTAGAGATTCCCCGTAAGTAACCTCCATAGAACGACCTAAAAATATTACCCGATCCCCTGTCGACAATCCGGAAGTTCCACCAAAGACTTGTAAGGTTACTTTCTTAGCATCAAAGCGTAAAACAGAAGCGTATGAAGATCTTCCATCCACTCTTTCAATTTCCGCTAGTTCACCTAAACGCGCTCCCTCAGCTTCTACAGTTATTAAGTTTCCTTTGATGTCGGTAATTTTTGTATATATTGTCTGCATAACCTTACGCTGTTTGTACCATCTTCGTCTCTAATAACCTAAGAACTACTTCCATTCCTTCCTTGTATTCCTCGGAAAGGAACTTCTGTCCATTTAAGGTTTTGATTTTACTTTGCAATTCAAGGAAAAAACTCCTCGCATTATCGGGACAATCAAAGCTAAATTTCGCATCAAAAATACGACTCATTAATGAAAATAACTCAATTTGCCGATCAAAAGGACAATAACAATCCACAGCATCAAAAGCATTCTGTTGGAGATAACAAAAATCATATAATTCTGCTTTTAGGTAGATCTCCATATCCTCCATGGGGATACCCTCTTCTCCAACAACCTCCATACGTTTGCCAATTTCAGATCCTTCACGAAGGAAGTAATTTGCTTTTTTGACTGCTTTGCCCCAACCCTGAATCTTATTCTCTAATATATCTCCAACTTGATCTAGGTATTTTGACCACGAAATCATAGGATCAATAGAAGGGTAACGGCGAGCATCCGCACGAGCTTTAGAAAGACCACAGAAAGCTCCTACTACAGATAACGTAGCTTGTGTTACAGGCTCTTCAAAGTTCCCTCCCGCAGGGGATACAGCACCACATATTGTCAAAGAACCTTCTGAACCGTCTTTCATACGTACAGCACCACCACGCTCATAAAAAGCAGCTATTCTTGATGCTAGATAAGCTGGAAAAGCTTCTTCTCCAGGAATCTCTTCTAATCTTCCTGAAATTTCTCTTAATGCTTGAGCCCAACGTGATGTGGAATCAGCAAGCAAAAGTACATGCAGACCCATCTGTCTATAGTACTCTGCAACAGTAATGCCTAGATAAATGGAAGATTCTCTAGCTGCTACTGGCATAGAAGAGGTATTACAAATAATGCATGTTCTATGCATTAAAGACTCCCCTGTATGAGGGTCTGTAAGGTGAGGAAATTCTTGTAATACCTCTACCACTTCACCCGCACGCTCTCCACATGCACAGAGAATCACAATATCTACAGCAGCATACTTCGATAAATGGTGTTGCAAAACTGTCTTTCCCGCACCAAATGGGCCAGGAGTACAAAACGTTCCACCCTTTAACACTGGAATTTGTGTATCTAAAATACGTATGCCCACGTCCATAATCTCATGACAGGGCACTTTATCCCCTTGGATAAATGCCTGCTTAATTGGCCATTTCTGAACCATAGTAAAGCTGTATTCTTTCCCTTCCGCATCCCGAGCTTTAGCAACTACTGTATCAACACTATAGCTACCTTCCGAAATTACCCAGGTAATCGTCACCTCTTTAAAACAGGAAAACGGCACCATAATCTTGTGGTTAAAGTACCCTTCTTTTACAAAACCTAGAGCATCTCCACGAACAAGAACATCTCCTACAACCGCTTTTGGGGTATATTCCCACAATGTATTCTTACAAAGAGCATTAACATACTCTCCTCTCTTTAAGAAGAAGCTACTTTCTGCCAACACCTGCAGACGATTTTGCAATCCGTCAAAGATCCCCTGTAATAACCCTGGACCTAGTTCTGCTTCTAACAAATGTCCTGAGAAAGTGACTAAAGCTCCTCGGCAAACGTCTTGAGTATCTTCAAAAACCTGAATTTTGACCTCTTGACCAACAACTTCAATGACTTCTGCTTTCAGCCATGTGTCGTTAACGTTAACATAAGCAACTTCCCCTTGACGTACATGCCCATCAAAACGCACACGCAATAAATTGCCATAGGCTTCTACAACATATCCCTGAGTTGTTTGTCCCGAAGTTGCTACCATGTGATTGCCTTTTCCATAGAATTAATAATGTTTTTGCCTTGCTCTAAATTTACCATACTATTGCGAATGGCAAATAAATACGCTGCAACCCTTGCTAAAACTGCATTCGCATCAAAATATTTATCACGATACATCTCTTCAATTTTATGAAACTCGTACAAAGATAGTGTACGGTTCAATGTATGAGGTAAGCGACCGTAATCCTGTAATACATCACTCAAATCTGAAAATTCTCCTGGAAGCTCATAATTAGGAGCATCTTTTTGCATCAACACTTGAAGCACCACAGGATCAGAACTATCTTCATCTCTTAATACATAAGAAACATCAAGCTTCATAATTCGGGAGCGAAAACCTGCCAAAATAACGCGTAGGTTTTGCTTAAATGTAAAATACGTACGCAGGAACTCAGAAGAGCTACGTTGGTAATGTGATAGAAATTCTCTAACTAACGAGGAGAAGTTATCTAGACGCTCTTGAGAAGTCTTATATTGCAATAAGAAATCCTTAAAGAAATCCTCGAACTCACAGTCATCCGACCATTGTTGAAGATTCACCATACTTTCAACATTCTCTTGTGTCACTATACCATAAGCATGCGGTAGAGGTTTTCCAGACCAGAAAAATGCAAAATTTTCAAAATCAAAAAAACGCTTTAAGATAACGTAATGGCCTAGATCTTCATTAGATAAGTTTAAATGAAGTAAATCATCGAGATCATCAAAAGAATAGACGGGCCGGGACTCAGGAAGCTGAGGAAGAAAAAACGACGATAAAAAGTAGTACTGAGTCATGGCAATAACTCTAAAATTGGTTAGGACTCCGCATTTGAAGAAAAAGCCTATGAGCCCTGAAATATCATTTCACGAAAATCTTTTTGCAAATAACGCATTAAAAGATCAAGCAAGGTATCCGAACTAAGATCTAAAACCCAATTCTTGTCTTCAACTTTTAATTGAACCCCACCAACAAAATTACCGACAGCTACTCCCTTACCTTTAAGTTTTGCTAATACGGATTTTCCTAGGAATTCATTAACGGCTCTTGTCGCCACGTGTTTGCCAATACAAGCTGTAAGATCCCCGGAAATGCCTTGGTCTTCTATAGCCTGTATCAACGCTGCAACAAGTTTAGCAGATACCTCAGGATCAGCTAAAGCATTGTCTAGCCATTCCGCCAAGGATTCTTTAAAGACTTTATTTTCTACAGCTTGTTTTAAACTTTCTAAGGAACGCTTTCCTGCTTGAGCTAAAGCGGACTCCCCCTGTTTTAGCTTATGGTCAGCATCTTGTTGAGCTGAAGTAATAATCTGACTCGCCCGTTCTTGAGCTTCGTCAATTATCCTTTTTGCCTGCTCTTTCGCATTACGCACAATGGCTTCTGCTTCATCTTCAGCAGGTTTTAAAGTTTCTATTCGTAGAGCATCGCAGATTTGCTTTAACTTATCTTCTGCACCGAGATCTGCCATATCGTTGCTACCATGAGAAAACAGAGTTTATCTTAAAAAAAAATTCGATTATAGTTCAACTAATCCAACAGATTATAGCATTAGATCATTTAATTAAAATTAAATAAAAGATTTCCATGAAACTTCACGCTCTTATTCCTTTTCTGATTGCTAGTTTTTCGCTCGCAGCAAGCGAAAATTCTCAAACACAAAGAACATTGCAGAACAACGAAAAACAGGCTCACAGACGTCCCTCGAGCGTTTATCAACGAAGATTATTAAAAAGATCACAAATCATTGTTTCTAACAAAACTGCTTCTCGCTATGTGCCTCACAAAACAAATAAAAATAGAAGAACAAGACAAGAGGAAAAAGCAAAACATTTAATTTCATGGGTTTCCTATTCTGGAGATGAATATTCGATTCGCATTCCAAGTAATTGGCAATGCATAAATGATAAAACTCAACTCCCTGAAAAACTCGATGTGGTATTTATTGGCCAAGGGACAGGATCGTTGACCCCTACAATCAATATTGCTCAAGAAATCACATCTAACAATCAATCTGCATACATTGAAGAGATTCTTACCTATCATAAATCTAATGAAATGACCTTAGAATCTTCTGTATTTACGCACCTACAAGCTGCCAACGGGGAATTTACTATTATTAAAACAGAAAAGAATTCTTCTTGGGGAAAGGTTTTTTGCCTTCAAGGCGTTGCCGTGATCAATCACAAAGCCTATATCTTTACAAGCACGGCTACCTTAGATGATTATCCCAATGTATCTTTGATTTTCTTAAAAACAGTCTCTTCATTTAAGCTTTCAGCAAAAGAAGCTGCTTCCGGAGACGCTATCCTTGAAGAAGCATTAAAATCACTTCAAGGGGAATAATATTTAGAGTTTTTAAACTAAAGACTCATTCTCTTTGTATAAGACTTCTCTTTTAAGAGCGTCGAAGATAAAGCGAATTGCTATCTTCTTGCCTTCAACAGTTAAGTTGAAAACCACAGGAAATCTAGAAAAGAGCAATTGGAAAGGAATCTCTACAGCACTGTCTTGAACAGATACAGAAACCGCAGCATTTCCTAATATAGAAGAGGCTTCATGAATCCTCAGACATAACGCAGCAAACTGACGAATAGAGTTTCGCATTGATGAGTCGAAGACATATGTAGAAGAACAACAACTACAAGCTAGGACTTCCTCCAAGCTAAATACAGAAAAAGAAACTTCTCCTTCGCAGCAGCACGGACAGGAAAAAACAAGTAACGAGTTATGGTTCATCTTATCTTCTTTAATTTGCCTTTCAAGCATTCAACTCAAAGGCAGTTTTTCTTACGCATCTTGGGCGGCTATTTGCTTAATAAATTCTGTAACCGCTGCTTCAAGAATTTGAGTATCGCCAGAAAATATACGAATACCCTCAGCAAGTTTCTCTGTAGCCATGGCATCTTCATTCATTAAGAAACGAAATACACTTTCTGTCAATTCAACAGGTTGTACATCAAGTTTCTTAGCAGCAGCCACGTCTAATTTTTTCGCAACCGGTGATTGATCCTTTTTCAATTCATCTAACAACTTTGGAGAAACTGTTAGCAAATCACATCCTGCTAAGGCTAATACCTGCTCCTTAGAACGGAAAGAAGCAGCCATGATTTGTGTAGGGATATCAAACTTCTTATAATAAGTATAGATATTCGATACAGACGCTACACCAGGATCAGCATCTATAGAGTAACCTTCATCTCCATAAGCTGCTATCCACCAATCATAAATACGACCAACAAACGGTGAAATTAACGTTGCGTTTGCTTTCGCAGCAGCAATAGCCTGAATCAAATTAAAAATGAGAGTGACATTACAAGCAATACCTTGCTTTTCTAAAACTTCTACAGCTCGAATGCCTTCCCAAGTACCAGGGATTTTAACTAAAAGACGTTTCTTATCGCCACCAGTAGCAGCAAATAATTCACTTAGAAAAATAGCCCTTTGAATCATCGCTTCTGTATTAAACGAAAGACGAGCGTCTATCTCTAAAGAAACTCTACCAGGAATACATTTTAGAATCTCTAAACCAAAATTTACCTGTATCTTGTCTAAAACAAAAGTCAGAGTTTGAATATCATCGCCATTTTGTCGAATGCCCCAAGCAATTGCTTCCGTTAGCAATTCTTGATATTTCGGCTCTTGCGCAACTTTGAGAATGAGAGATGGATTCGTCGTTGCATCTTGAGATCCTGAAGTTTTAACTAACTCTGGATCACCAGTATCGCAAACAAGAACACTCAAGAGTTTTAGCTGCTCGAATTGGCTAGACATAAGCACCCTGTTATCACTATTCGTCTTGAGGTGAGACTACCAAAAAAAAACATTACTATCAAGGAGGTTATGGTTCAAAACTTAACCTCCTATCTCGATCGTTAAAGCCTAAAGCCTAGTTAACAAGCGCATTCAGATTCGCTTTCAAAGTCGAAAACAAGATCCTCTTGTTCTTTTTCTAAGTATTGCTTAATCCGCTTATGTGTATCAAACCCTGTACCTCCTGGAATCATATGTCCCATAATGACATTTTCTTTGAATCCTAAGAGATAGTCAGTTTTGCTACTGCAAGCCGCATCAGTCAATACACGAGTCGTATCTTGGAAGGACGCTGCAGAAATAAATGATTCTGTACCCAACGAAGCTTTAGTAATTCCCAATAACACAGGAACAGCTTGAGCTGGTTTACCACCATCTTCTTCTGTACGTCTATTTTCTTCGTAAAACTCTTTCTTATTAACTTCTTCACCAAAAAGTAAAGTGGTATCACCTGGATCGGTAATACGAACTTTCTGCAACATCTGACGAACAATGATTTCAATGTGCTTATCGTTAATATCCACACCTTGCAGACGATAAACTTCTTGAACTTCATTTACTAAATATTTCTGTAATTCGCGAACACCGCAGATTTCCAAGATTTCATGAGGAACAACTAAACCATCTGTTAGCTGCTGCCCTTTCATCACGTTATCTCCACGCTGAACAATCAAGTGTTTGGTCAATGGAATTAAGTGTTCTTCTTCCATTCCAGTGATTTCATCACGAACAACAAGAATACGTTTGTTTTTCTGAATTCCTTTAAAATCTACAACACCATCGATCTTCGCAATGTCTGCAGCATCTTCAGGTTTTCTAGCTTCAACCAATTCAGCAACCCGCGGTAAACCACCAGTAATATCCTTAGTCTTGATTGCTCCACGAGGTAATCTCGCTAACAACATACCTGGATCAACTTTTTGGTTTTCTTCAACAGAAATAATAGCTCCAGAAGGAATTGCGTATGTTCCAACTAATTCTGTTAAACCGGCATCAGAGTAAATAGCAATTTGAGGATGTAATTCCCCGCGATGCTGTTTAACAATAAGCTCGACTAATCCTGTGTTTTTATTGACAACTTTCTCTGTAGAAATAC
The Chlamydia caviae GPIC genome window above contains:
- a CDS encoding V-type ATP synthase subunit B — its product is MQTIYTKITDIKGNLITVEAEGARLGELAEIERVDGRSSYASVLRFDAKKVTLQVFGGTSGLSTGDRVIFLGRSMEVTYGESLIGRRLNGVGKPIDGEGECFGDPIAISTPTFNPVCRVVPRDMVKTNIPMIDVFNCLVKSQKIPIFSSSGESHNALLMRIAAQTDADIVIIGGMGLTFVDYSFFVDESKRLGFADKCVMFIHKAVDAPVECVLIPDMALACAEKFAVDHNKNVLVLLTDMTAFADALKEIAITMDQIPANRGYPGSLYSDLALRYEKAVDIAEGGSITLISVTTMPGDDITHPVPDNTGFITEGQFYLKNNRIDPFGSLSRLKQLVIGKVTREDHGDLANSLIRLYADSRKAAERMSMGFKLSNWDKKLLAFAELFETRLMSLEVNIPLEEALDIGWKILAQSFHSEEVGIKEQLINKYWPKSCLHR
- a CDS encoding V-type ATP synthase subunit A; amino-acid sequence: MVATSGQTTQGYVVEAYGNLLRVRFDGHVRQGEVAYVNVNDTWLKAEVIEVVGQEVKIQVFEDTQDVCRGALVTFSGHLLEAELGPGLLQGIFDGLQNRLQVLAESSFFLKRGEYVNALCKNTLWEYTPKAVVGDVLVRGDALGFVKEGYFNHKIMVPFSCFKEVTITWVISEGSYSVDTVVAKARDAEGKEYSFTMVQKWPIKQAFIQGDKVPCHEIMDVGIRILDTQIPVLKGGTFCTPGPFGAGKTVLQHHLSKYAAVDIVILCACGERAGEVVEVLQEFPHLTDPHTGESLMHRTCIICNTSSMPVAARESSIYLGITVAEYYRQMGLHVLLLADSTSRWAQALREISGRLEEIPGEEAFPAYLASRIAAFYERGGAVRMKDGSEGSLTICGAVSPAGGNFEEPVTQATLSVVGAFCGLSKARADARRYPSIDPMISWSKYLDQVGDILENKIQGWGKAVKKANYFLREGSEIGKRMEVVGEEGIPMEDMEIYLKAELYDFCYLQQNAFDAVDCYCPFDRQIELFSLMSRIFDAKFSFDCPDNARSFFLELQSKIKTLNGQKFLSEEYKEGMEVVLRLLETKMVQTA
- a CDS encoding DUF2764 family protein, with product MTQYYFLSSFFLPQLPESRPVYSFDDLDDLLHLNLSNEDLGHYVILKRFFDFENFAFFWSGKPLPHAYGIVTQENVESMVNLQQWSDDCEFEDFFKDFLLQYKTSQERLDNFSSLVREFLSHYQRSSSEFLRTYFTFKQNLRVILAGFRSRIMKLDVSYVLRDEDSSDPVVLQVLMQKDAPNYELPGEFSDLSDVLQDYGRLPHTLNRTLSLYEFHKIEEMYRDKYFDANAVLARVAAYLFAIRNSMVNLEQGKNIINSMEKAITW
- a CDS encoding V-type ATP synthase subunit E, encoding MADLGAEDKLKQICDALRIETLKPAEDEAEAIVRNAKEQAKRIIDEAQERASQIITSAQQDADHKLKQGESALAQAGKRSLESLKQAVENKVFKESLAEWLDNALADPEVSAKLVAALIQAIEDQGISGDLTACIGKHVATRAVNEFLGKSVLAKLKGKGVAVGNFVGGVQLKVEDKNWVLDLSSDTLLDLLMRYLQKDFREMIFQGS
- the tal gene encoding transaldolase; the protein is MSSQFEQLKLLSVLVCDTGDPELVKTSGSQDATTNPSLILKVAQEPKYQELLTEAIAWGIRQNGDDIQTLTFVLDKIQVNFGLEILKCIPGRVSLEIDARLSFNTEAMIQRAIFLSELFAATGGDKKRLLVKIPGTWEGIRAVEVLEKQGIACNVTLIFNLIQAIAAAKANATLISPFVGRIYDWWIAAYGDEGYSIDADPGVASVSNIYTYYKKFDIPTQIMAASFRSKEQVLALAGCDLLTVSPKLLDELKKDQSPVAKKLDVAAAKKLDVQPVELTESVFRFLMNEDAMATEKLAEGIRIFSGDTQILEAAVTEFIKQIAAQDA